In Oscillospiraceae bacterium, the following are encoded in one genomic region:
- the rplN gene encoding 50S ribosomal protein L14, translated as MLQQQSFMKVADNTGAKELMCIRVLGGTGRRYAGIGDVVVCSVKKATPGGMVKKGEVVKAVIVRTVQPFRRTDGSYVRFDENAAVIIKEDNTPRGTRIFGPVARELREKDYLKILSLAPEVL; from the coding sequence ATGTTACAGCAGCAAAGCTTTATGAAGGTTGCCGATAACACCGGCGCCAAAGAATTAATGTGCATCCGTGTGCTGGGCGGTACGGGCAGACGTTACGCGGGGATTGGCGATGTCGTGGTTTGCTCCGTTAAAAAGGCAACACCAGGAGGAATGGTCAAAAAGGGAGAGGTCGTTAAAGCGGTTATCGTGAGAACGGTACAGCCTTTTCGCAGAACCGACGGATCTTATGTAAGATTCGACGAAAATGCGGCGGTCATAATCAAAGAAGACAATACTCCAAGAGGCACCCGCATATTCGGGCCGGTGGCAAGAGAGCTTCGAGAAAAAGATTATCTGAAGATACTTTCGCTTGCACCCGAAGTGCTTTAA
- the rpsQ gene encoding 30S ribosomal protein S17, with the protein MQEQRALRKTRTGMVVSNKMDKTIVVAISDNIKHPVYKKIIKKTVKFKAHDELNECSIGDKVEIMETRPLSKDKRWRLVKILEKAK; encoded by the coding sequence ATGCAGGAACAAAGAGCACTGAGAAAGACAAGAACCGGTATGGTTGTAAGCAACAAGATGGACAAGACAATCGTCGTCGCCATCAGCGACAACATCAAACATCCAGTTTACAAAAAAATAATAAAAAAGACTGTAAAATTCAAAGCGCATGACGAGCTTAATGAGTGCAGCATAGGCGACAAGGTCGAGATCATGGAAACAAGACCTCTTTCAAAGGATAAGAGATGGCGTCTTGTAAAAATATTAGAAAAAGCAAAATAA
- the rpmC gene encoding 50S ribosomal protein L29 has product MKVKEIREKTTDELNTELREAKNQLFNLRFQHAINQLDNPIKIAETRKTIARILTVLREKEIQSAKSDNKAE; this is encoded by the coding sequence ATGAAAGTAAAGGAAATAAGAGAGAAAACTACCGACGAGCTTAACACAGAGCTTCGCGAAGCGAAAAACCAGCTTTTCAACCTTCGCTTTCAGCATGCGATAAACCAGCTTGACAACCCGATAAAGATAGCCGAAACAAGAAAGACAATCGCCAGGATCCTCACGGTTCTCAGAGAGAAAGAGATCCAGAGCGCAAAGTCCGACAATAAAGCGGAATAA
- the rplP gene encoding 50S ribosomal protein L16, with protein MLMPKRVKYRRVHRGRLTGKAYRGNKLTYGSFGLVAAEPAWITSNQIEAARIAMTRYTKRGGQVWIKIFPDKPITEKPAETRMGSGKGSPEYWVAVVKPGRVMFEMDGILEADAKEAMRLAANKLPIKCKFVTKAQQEAEEVAK; from the coding sequence ATGTTGATGCCCAAAAGAGTTAAATACAGACGTGTACATCGCGGCAGACTCACAGGTAAAGCGTATCGCGGAAACAAGCTGACATACGGATCGTTCGGACTTGTTGCCGCAGAGCCGGCCTGGATTACTTCCAATCAGATAGAGGCTGCCCGTATCGCAATGACGCGTTATACAAAGCGCGGCGGTCAGGTATGGATTAAAATTTTCCCCGACAAGCCGATCACCGAGAAGCCGGCTGAAACCCGAATGGGTTCCGGTAAAGGTTCACCAGAATACTGGGTGGCAGTAGTTAAGCCGGGCAGAGTTATGTTTGAAATGGACGGAATATTGGAAGCGGATGCCAAAGAGGCAATGCGTCTCGCGGCAAACAAGCTTCCGATAAAATGCAAATTCGTCACAAAGGCGCAGCAGGAAGCAGAGGAGGTAGCGAAATGA